A window of the Natronomonas salina genome harbors these coding sequences:
- a CDS encoding NADPH-dependent FMN reductase, with protein MNEVRVAAIVGSLRDESYTRLSCRRALEAAGNYDNVTTDCVDLRELDLPVLDADDKDAGDGEHLRERIQRADSVVLGTPVYHASYSSALKNALDYCGFDEFENTTVGLLCVAGGSFPTTTLDHLRSVCRGLNAWVVPHQVAVPRVSNHFERGELADEKVADRIDVLGRRMVEYATIEPDPRTIEAEENPGAEHVD; from the coding sequence ATGAACGAGGTACGCGTCGCCGCGATCGTCGGCAGCCTCCGCGACGAGAGCTACACGCGGCTCTCCTGCCGACGGGCGCTCGAGGCGGCGGGCAACTACGACAACGTCACGACGGACTGCGTCGACCTCCGGGAACTCGACCTCCCCGTGCTGGACGCCGACGACAAGGACGCCGGCGATGGCGAACACCTCCGCGAGCGGATCCAGCGGGCCGACTCGGTCGTCCTCGGGACGCCAGTCTACCACGCCTCCTACTCGTCGGCGCTGAAGAACGCCCTGGACTACTGCGGCTTCGACGAGTTCGAGAACACGACCGTCGGACTGCTCTGCGTCGCCGGCGGGTCGTTCCCGACGACGACGCTGGATCACCTCCGGTCGGTCTGCCGCGGGCTCAACGCCTGGGTCGTCCCCCACCAGGTCGCCGTCCCCCGGGTGTCGAACCACTTCGAGCGCGGCGAACTCGCCGACGAGAAGGTCGCCGACCGGATCGACGTCCTCGGCCGGCGGATGGTCGAGTACGCCACCATCGAACCCGACCCCCGGACCA